The Methylorubrum populi genome contains a region encoding:
- a CDS encoding MarR family winged helix-turn-helix transcriptional regulator, translated as MSAANEAVAVSAHGEALGQPGGRSGKESKAVKRLRPPAAKSVGWALVQAARLHRARVGDRLAALDLFAGQEQVVQALAAAGSMTMGDLAATLRVRPPTASKTISRLAALGFVERRAEAGDGRIVRVRLTETGLAKAAAIERIWDEVEAELLEDFDNKERRRLRKLLRRVARNLAEAAGVDGHDETDSEIDGEADDEEEALLGPGASDAVVRS; from the coding sequence ATGTCGGCGGCAAACGAAGCGGTCGCCGTGTCGGCGCACGGCGAGGCCCTCGGACAGCCGGGCGGCCGAAGCGGGAAGGAGAGCAAGGCCGTCAAGCGGCTGCGCCCCCCGGCGGCCAAGAGCGTCGGCTGGGCTCTGGTCCAGGCCGCGCGGCTGCATCGCGCCCGGGTCGGCGACCGGCTCGCCGCGCTGGACCTGTTCGCCGGCCAGGAGCAGGTGGTGCAGGCGCTGGCGGCGGCCGGCAGCATGACCATGGGGGATCTCGCCGCGACGCTGCGGGTGCGCCCGCCGACCGCCTCGAAGACGATCTCGCGGCTGGCCGCCCTCGGCTTCGTCGAGCGCCGGGCCGAGGCCGGCGACGGGCGCATCGTGCGCGTCCGCCTGACCGAGACGGGGCTGGCCAAGGCCGCGGCGATCGAGCGGATCTGGGACGAGGTCGAGGCCGAACTGCTCGAAGACTTCGACAACAAGGAGCGCCGCCGCCTGCGCAAGCTGCTGCGCCGGGTCGCCCGCAACCTTGCCGAGGCCGCCGGGGTGGACGGTCACGACGAAACCGACTCCGAGATCGACGGCGAAGCCGACGACGAGGAGGAGGCCCTGCTCGGCCCGGGCGCCTCCGACGCCGTGGTGCGCTCGTAG
- a CDS encoding glycosyltransferase: MVRRREALGLYPLRDLRRVAEDGAWSVTGPDPVLALGPGAAVAALSGTRIRVRCRPDGVRPVLAVEAEGETEPRRYRLSPGEAGTDDLIRMPPGTRALRLEVAGAEARFRLDAVRVEPAGRIEAGLLSARRILERLPPQERRPLRLLRRAFGLLRSVPPGEIRRRLSRAAQTRRPPPGYAAWIAAVEAPAQAAAEACAARLAALPERPLISVLMAAGTIDPAPLAQALASLTAQSYPDWELLLVADPSAALPGLAAEEPRLHLLPPPPGGTAAALDAGLARAGGAYVALLEPDARLAPHALLAFVRRLATEPGLDMLYADEDRIGPGGERRDPHFKPDWSPETLESGFYTGPFSLARTSLVRAVGGFPAESEGAPAYDLALRLTERTRRVGHVAQVLCHRRGDAIDPEAAARALSGRAHRTGGLDSVRALAPGHFALRRTLAARPRVSIVIPTAGHDSTVGGKSVDLLAACLAGIRATSIYEAVEIVTVDNGDLRPQTRAAVERFGARPVTWENPVFNVAAKMNLGAKAATGAVLIFLNDGIACITPDWIEAMLALLAIPGVGAVGPKLLFEDGSLQHAGVVFGEGLPDHVRRGFPGDDPGYHGSSLANRNVLAVTGACMMVGQADFESVGGFDEGYAINYNDIDLCLRLGERDLRTVYCADAALHHYESRNRIPTVDPAEQARFRKRWGARLACDPYYPDAFGIRPPAFELDAERFPAAARRMVEAWR, from the coding sequence ATGGTGAGGCGCCGCGAGGCGCTGGGCCTCTATCCCCTGCGCGACCTGCGCCGAGTCGCGGAAGACGGCGCCTGGAGCGTGACCGGGCCCGATCCCGTCCTCGCCCTCGGCCCCGGGGCGGCGGTGGCGGCCCTGTCCGGCACCCGCATCCGCGTCCGCTGCCGCCCCGACGGCGTACGGCCGGTGCTCGCGGTCGAGGCGGAGGGCGAGACCGAGCCGCGCCGCTACCGCTTGAGCCCGGGCGAGGCCGGCACCGACGACCTGATCCGCATGCCGCCCGGCACCCGCGCGCTCCGCCTGGAGGTCGCCGGGGCGGAAGCCCGGTTCCGGCTCGACGCCGTGCGGGTCGAGCCGGCGGGGCGGATCGAGGCCGGCCTCCTCTCGGCCCGCAGGATCCTGGAGCGGCTGCCGCCGCAGGAGCGCCGCCCCTTGCGCCTGCTGCGCCGGGCGTTCGGCCTGCTGCGCAGCGTGCCGCCGGGCGAGATCCGGCGGCGCCTGTCCCGCGCCGCGCAGACCCGCCGCCCGCCGCCCGGCTACGCCGCCTGGATCGCAGCGGTGGAGGCGCCGGCGCAAGCCGCGGCCGAGGCCTGCGCCGCGAGGCTCGCGGCCCTGCCGGAGCGCCCGCTGATCTCCGTGCTGATGGCCGCGGGCACGATCGATCCGGCGCCCCTCGCGCAAGCCCTCGCGAGCCTGACGGCGCAGAGCTACCCGGATTGGGAGCTGCTGCTGGTGGCCGACCCATCGGCTGCCCTGCCCGGGCTCGCGGCCGAAGAGCCGCGGCTGCACCTGCTGCCGCCTCCGCCCGGCGGCACGGCCGCCGCCCTTGACGCGGGCCTGGCGCGGGCGGGCGGCGCCTACGTCGCGCTGCTGGAGCCGGATGCGCGGCTGGCGCCCCACGCGCTGCTCGCCTTCGTCCGGCGGTTGGCGACCGAGCCCGGCCTCGACATGCTCTATGCCGACGAGGATCGGATCGGCCCCGGCGGCGAGCGCCGCGATCCGCACTTCAAGCCGGACTGGTCGCCCGAGACCCTGGAATCCGGCTTCTACACCGGCCCGTTCAGCCTCGCCCGCACGTCCCTGGTGCGGGCCGTCGGCGGTTTTCCCGCCGAGAGCGAGGGCGCGCCGGCCTACGATCTGGCCCTGCGCCTGACCGAGCGGACGAGGCGCGTCGGGCACGTCGCCCAGGTGCTCTGCCATCGCCGCGGCGATGCGATCGATCCGGAAGCCGCCGCCCGGGCTCTCTCCGGGCGAGCGCACCGCACCGGCGGGCTCGATTCCGTCCGCGCGCTCGCTCCCGGCCATTTCGCCCTCAGGCGGACGCTCGCGGCGCGCCCGCGCGTCTCGATCGTGATCCCGACCGCCGGGCACGACAGCACCGTCGGCGGGAAGAGCGTCGACCTGCTCGCCGCCTGCCTCGCCGGCATCCGCGCGACGAGCATCTACGAGGCCGTCGAGATCGTGACGGTCGACAACGGCGACCTGCGCCCGCAGACCCGCGCCGCGGTCGAGCGGTTCGGCGCACGCCCGGTGACCTGGGAAAACCCCGTCTTCAACGTCGCCGCCAAGATGAACCTCGGGGCGAAGGCGGCCACGGGCGCGGTGCTGATCTTCCTCAACGACGGCATCGCCTGCATCACGCCGGACTGGATCGAGGCGATGCTGGCGCTGCTGGCCATTCCCGGCGTCGGCGCGGTCGGCCCCAAGCTGCTGTTCGAGGACGGCAGCCTGCAGCATGCCGGCGTGGTGTTCGGCGAGGGCCTGCCGGACCATGTCCGCCGCGGCTTTCCCGGCGACGATCCCGGTTATCACGGCTCCAGCCTCGCCAACCGCAACGTGCTGGCCGTGACCGGGGCCTGCATGATGGTGGGCCAAGCCGATTTCGAGTCGGTCGGCGGCTTCGACGAGGGATACGCGATCAACTACAACGACATCGACCTGTGCCTGCGGCTCGGCGAGCGGGACCTGCGCACGGTCTACTGCGCCGATGCGGCCCTGCATCACTACGAGAGCCGCAACCGCATCCCGACCGTCGATCCCGCCGAGCAGGCCCGCTTCCGCAAGCGCTGGGGCGCGCGGCTCGCCTGCGACCCGTACTATCCCGACGCCTTCGGCATCCGCCCGCCGGCCTTCGAACTCGACGCCGAACGGTTTCCGGCAGCCGCGCGGCGCATGGTAGAGGCGTGGCGATGA
- a CDS encoding NAD(P)-dependent oxidoreductase gives MKRVLVTGGAGFVGRHAVAALAARGFEIHAVGRTRPEGVHAFRAADLLDEGQRRAAVWGLGASHLLHLAWVTEPGRYRQSPDNLAWTAASLDLVRAFREAGGARAVVAGTCAEYDWTGMPGIADGRLSESALCNPTTLYGAAKDGLRRILQAYAATAGLSLAWGRLFYLYGPGETTGRLVGDAARALLADRRLATSEGRQRRDFLHVADAGAAFAALLDAAVEGPVNIGSGEAVPVRKVLETIGALTGRPDLIDFGARPLAPTEPACIEADIRRLTEDVGFCARYGLEGGLSETVEGWRGALSNAASAP, from the coding sequence GTGAAGCGCGTCCTCGTCACCGGCGGGGCCGGCTTCGTCGGCCGCCACGCGGTGGCTGCGCTCGCCGCCCGCGGCTTCGAGATCCACGCGGTCGGGCGAACCCGGCCGGAGGGGGTGCACGCCTTCCGCGCCGCCGACCTGCTCGATGAAGGCCAGCGCCGCGCCGCCGTGTGGGGGCTCGGCGCGAGCCACCTCCTCCACCTCGCCTGGGTGACCGAGCCCGGCCGCTACCGGCAATCGCCGGACAACCTCGCCTGGACGGCCGCGAGCCTCGACCTCGTGCGGGCGTTTCGCGAGGCGGGCGGTGCCCGCGCGGTCGTGGCGGGCACCTGCGCGGAGTATGATTGGACGGGAATGCCGGGCATCGCCGACGGCCGCTTGTCGGAATCCGCCCTCTGCAACCCCACGACGCTCTACGGAGCCGCCAAGGACGGCCTGCGCCGCATCCTGCAAGCCTACGCCGCGACCGCCGGCCTCTCGCTGGCCTGGGGGCGGCTGTTCTACCTCTACGGCCCGGGCGAGACAACGGGCCGGCTCGTCGGCGACGCGGCGCGGGCGCTGCTCGCGGACCGGCGCCTCGCCACCAGCGAGGGCCGGCAGCGGCGCGACTTTCTCCATGTCGCCGATGCGGGCGCCGCCTTCGCGGCCCTGCTCGACGCGGCCGTCGAAGGGCCGGTCAACATCGGCTCGGGCGAAGCCGTGCCCGTGCGAAAGGTCCTGGAAACGATCGGCGCGCTGACCGGCCGCCCCGACCTGATCGACTTCGGCGCCCGTCCGCTCGCCCCCACCGAACCGGCCTGCATCGAGGCCGACATCCGCCGCCTGACGGAGGACGTCGGCTTCTGCGCACGCTACGGCTTGGAGGGCGGCCTGAGCGAGACGGTCGAGGGCTGGCGCGGGGCGCTCAGCAATGCGGCATCAGCCCCTTGA
- a CDS encoding class I SAM-dependent methyltransferase translates to MTRPTCRACGAALTRTFCDLGLSPLANSYVTPERRHRGEVFHPLHAYVCDACWLVQLEAFESPEAIFSDYAYFSGFSAGWLRHAEGYVSAMIERFGLGPDSKVVEVASNDGSLLQYFVARGVPALGVEPAANVARAAVERGVPTEVAFFGRDTARRLAAAGHMADLTAANNVLAHVPDILDFAAGFAEILKPEGVATFEFPHLLRMIERRQFDTIYHEHFSYLSLGVVIGILRRQGLRVFDVEEWPTHGGSLRVFACHEAAPHRPTPALERVVLGEWGANLFDPSGYDGFGTAVADIKCAALRFLIEERAAGRTVCAYGAAAKGNTFLNSCGIGPELIRAVADRSPHKQGTWLPGSRIPVVPPDDLLAMRPDTVLILPWNLKDEIAGEMAAIRAWGGRFAVAIPELTVF, encoded by the coding sequence ATGACCCGTCCGACCTGCCGCGCCTGCGGCGCCGCCCTCACCCGGACCTTCTGCGATCTCGGCCTCTCGCCGCTCGCCAATTCCTACGTCACGCCCGAGCGGCGCCACCGGGGCGAGGTCTTCCACCCGCTCCACGCCTATGTCTGCGACGCCTGCTGGCTGGTGCAGCTCGAAGCCTTCGAGAGCCCCGAGGCGATCTTTTCGGATTACGCCTACTTCTCCGGCTTCTCGGCGGGCTGGCTGCGGCACGCGGAAGGCTACGTTTCCGCGATGATCGAGCGCTTCGGCCTCGGGCCGGACAGCAAGGTCGTCGAGGTCGCGAGCAACGACGGCTCCCTGCTGCAATACTTCGTCGCCCGCGGCGTACCGGCGCTCGGCGTCGAGCCGGCGGCCAACGTCGCGCGCGCGGCGGTCGAGCGCGGCGTGCCGACGGAGGTCGCCTTCTTCGGCCGCGACACCGCCCGGCGGCTCGCCGCAGCGGGCCACATGGCCGACCTGACTGCGGCCAACAACGTGCTCGCCCACGTGCCCGACATCCTCGACTTCGCCGCGGGCTTCGCCGAGATCCTGAAGCCGGAGGGCGTGGCGACCTTCGAGTTCCCGCACCTCCTGCGGATGATCGAGAGGCGGCAGTTCGACACGATCTACCACGAGCACTTCTCCTACCTCTCCCTCGGCGTGGTGATCGGCATCCTGCGCCGGCAGGGCCTGCGGGTGTTCGACGTCGAGGAATGGCCGACCCACGGCGGCTCGCTGCGCGTCTTCGCCTGCCACGAGGCGGCCCCGCACCGGCCGACCCCGGCGCTGGAGCGCGTGGTGCTCGGCGAGTGGGGCGCCAACCTGTTCGACCCGTCCGGCTACGACGGCTTCGGGACGGCGGTGGCCGACATCAAATGCGCGGCCTTGCGCTTCCTGATCGAGGAGCGGGCGGCGGGCCGCACGGTCTGCGCCTACGGCGCGGCGGCCAAGGGCAACACCTTCCTCAACTCTTGCGGCATCGGCCCGGAACTGATCCGCGCCGTCGCCGACCGCTCGCCGCACAAGCAGGGCACGTGGCTGCCCGGCAGCCGCATCCCCGTGGTCCCGCCCGACGACCTGCTGGCGATGCGCCCCGACACGGTGCTGATCCTGCCCTGGAACCTCAAGGACGAGATCGCCGGCGAGATGGCGGCGATCCGCGCATGGGGCGGCCGCTTCGCCGTGGCGATCCCCGAACTGACGGTGTTCTGA
- a CDS encoding dTDP-4-dehydrorhamnose 3,5-epimerase family protein, translating to MIFEERALPGLFRVRPEPHADERGFFARTHCEEEFSERGLIGRLAQSSVSFNHRRGTVRGMHFSREPHAETKLVRCTAGAIHDAVVDLRPDSPTYLRTAHVTLSARNRDALYVPAGLAHGFQTLSDDTEVLYMIDRPFVAAAADGVRWDDPAFALAWPEPVTVISARDLALPDWAGR from the coding sequence ATGATCTTCGAGGAACGCGCGCTGCCCGGCCTGTTCCGCGTCCGGCCCGAACCGCACGCGGACGAGCGCGGCTTCTTCGCCCGCACCCACTGCGAGGAGGAATTTTCCGAGCGCGGGCTGATCGGGCGCCTCGCGCAGTCGAGCGTGTCGTTCAACCATCGCCGCGGGACCGTGCGCGGGATGCACTTTTCCCGTGAGCCCCATGCCGAGACGAAGCTCGTGCGCTGCACGGCCGGCGCGATCCACGACGCGGTGGTGGACCTGCGGCCCGACTCGCCGACCTACCTGCGCACCGCCCACGTGACGCTTTCGGCGCGGAACCGCGACGCCCTCTACGTCCCGGCGGGCCTCGCCCACGGCTTCCAGACGCTCTCCGACGATACGGAAGTGCTCTACATGATCGACCGGCCGTTCGTGGCCGCCGCCGCCGACGGCGTGCGCTGGGACGATCCCGCCTTCGCCCTCGCGTGGCCCGAGCCGGTGACCGTGATCTCGGCCCGCGACCTCGCCCTCCCCGATTGGGCGGGGCGGTGA
- the rfbF gene encoding glucose-1-phosphate cytidylyltransferase, whose amino-acid sequence MKAVILAGGLGTRLSEETVVRPKPMLEIGGRPILWHIMQIFAAHGVSEFVICLGYKGYVIKEFFLNYRLHLSDVTLDLGRGDVQFHRSAAEDWKVSLIETGDATMTGGRLKRVRDYLGEDDFFMTYGDGVADIDLTALSRFHRAHGRLATLTAVVPPGRFGALDLDGDSVRSFREKPAGDGATVNGGFFVLSPRVLDRIEGDATVWENEPLERLAREGQLHAYHHTGFWQAMDTLRDKKHLEELWARGDAPWKVW is encoded by the coding sequence GTGAAGGCCGTGATCCTGGCGGGCGGACTCGGCACGCGGCTCTCGGAGGAGACCGTGGTGCGCCCCAAGCCCATGCTGGAGATCGGCGGACGGCCGATCCTCTGGCACATCATGCAGATCTTCGCCGCCCACGGCGTGAGCGAGTTCGTGATCTGCCTCGGCTACAAGGGCTACGTCATCAAGGAGTTCTTCCTCAACTACCGCCTGCACCTGAGCGACGTCACGCTCGACCTCGGCCGGGGCGACGTGCAGTTCCACCGCTCGGCCGCCGAGGACTGGAAGGTCTCGCTGATCGAGACCGGCGACGCCACCATGACCGGCGGGCGGCTCAAGCGCGTGCGCGACTACCTCGGCGAGGACGATTTCTTCATGACCTACGGCGACGGCGTCGCCGACATCGACCTCACCGCGCTCAGCCGCTTCCACCGGGCGCACGGGCGCCTCGCCACCCTGACGGCGGTGGTGCCGCCGGGCCGCTTCGGCGCGCTCGACCTCGACGGCGATTCGGTCCGCAGCTTCCGCGAGAAGCCGGCGGGCGACGGGGCGACCGTCAACGGCGGCTTCTTCGTGCTCTCGCCGCGTGTGCTCGATCGGATCGAGGGCGACGCCACCGTGTGGGAGAACGAGCCGCTGGAGCGCCTCGCCCGCGAGGGGCAGCTCCACGCCTACCATCACACCGGCTTCTGGCAGGCGATGGACACCTTGCGCGACAAGAAGCACCTCGAAGAACTCTGGGCCCGAGGTGACGCCCCGTGGAAGGTGTGGTGA
- a CDS encoding adenosylmethionine--8-amino-7-oxononanoate transaminase — MTGLDSHPLWRPYTQMKSAAPPLEAVATRGSRITLGDGRELIDGIASWWTAVHGYNHPHIAAAMADQLACMPHVMFGGLTHAPAERLGARLAALLPGELNHVFFTDSGSVAVEVALKMAVQLWLNRGETGRTRVLAFRGGYHGDTLGAMSACDPEEGMHRRFGAYLPTQVFCELPRTAQQEAALDAALARHRHELAAVIVEPLVQGAGGMLTHPPEVLAAIARLARRHGLPLIADEIFTGFARTGTLFACEQAGIVPDILCLSKALTGGTMALAATVATTEIFSAFWSDDPAAALMHGPTFMANPLACAAANASLDLFETEPRLTQARALAARLEAGLRTLDRRPGVRAVRVLGAIGAVQFAKAPDLADLKRRFVERGVWVRPFGDVVYLTPALTIDAGDLDRLIEAVTAVVAETRAIA, encoded by the coding sequence ATGACCGGGCTCGACAGCCACCCTCTCTGGCGCCCCTACACCCAGATGAAATCCGCCGCACCGCCGCTGGAAGCGGTCGCGACGCGGGGCTCGCGCATCACGCTCGGTGACGGGCGCGAGTTGATCGATGGCATCGCCTCGTGGTGGACGGCGGTGCACGGCTACAACCACCCGCATATCGCGGCGGCGATGGCCGACCAGCTCGCCTGCATGCCGCACGTGATGTTCGGCGGGCTCACCCACGCCCCGGCCGAGCGCTTGGGCGCGCGCCTCGCCGCCCTGCTGCCGGGGGAACTCAACCACGTCTTCTTCACCGATTCCGGCTCGGTCGCGGTCGAGGTCGCCCTGAAGATGGCGGTGCAGCTCTGGCTCAACCGCGGCGAGACCGGCCGCACCCGCGTGCTCGCCTTCCGCGGCGGCTATCACGGCGACACCCTGGGCGCGATGTCGGCCTGCGACCCCGAGGAGGGGATGCACCGCCGTTTCGGCGCCTACTTGCCGACGCAGGTTTTTTGTGAGCTTCCACGCACGGCCCAGCAGGAAGCCGCCCTCGACGCGGCGCTCGCCCGCCACCGCCACGAACTCGCGGCGGTGATCGTCGAGCCGCTGGTGCAGGGGGCGGGCGGGATGCTGACCCATCCGCCGGAGGTGTTGGCTGCGATTGCGCGCCTCGCTCGCCGCCACGGCCTGCCGCTCATCGCCGACGAGATCTTCACGGGGTTCGCCCGCACCGGAACGCTGTTCGCCTGCGAGCAGGCCGGCATCGTGCCCGACATCCTCTGCCTGTCGAAGGCGCTCACCGGCGGCACGATGGCGCTCGCCGCCACCGTCGCGACCACCGAGATCTTTTCCGCCTTCTGGTCGGACGATCCCGCGGCGGCGCTGATGCACGGCCCGACCTTCATGGCCAACCCGCTCGCCTGCGCGGCGGCCAATGCCAGCCTCGACCTGTTCGAGACCGAGCCGCGCCTGACCCAAGCCCGCGCCCTCGCCGCGCGCCTGGAGGCGGGCCTCCGGACGCTCGACCGGCGTCCCGGCGTCCGGGCGGTGCGGGTGCTCGGCGCCATCGGCGCGGTGCAGTTCGCGAAGGCCCCCGATCTCGCCGACCTGAAGCGCCGGTTCGTCGAGCGCGGCGTCTGGGTGCGGCCGTTCGGCGACGTCGTCTACCTCACGCCCGCCCTCACCATCGACGCCGGCGACCTCGACCGCCTGATCGAGGCGGTGACGGCGGTCGTCGCCGAGACCAGGGCCATCGCTTGA
- a CDS encoding response regulator: MASETETTNPEADRPVILLVEDEALTIMDLGDVLEEGGYDTLQCASAERALSILQARPDICGLVTDVQLSGRVDGFELATSVAQARPTLPILIVSGRASPDPERMPQGAAFIARPCAGEDILARLKGLMPHC; the protein is encoded by the coding sequence GTGGCGAGCGAGACCGAGACGACGAATCCGGAAGCCGACCGTCCCGTCATCCTCCTCGTCGAGGACGAGGCCCTGACCATCATGGATCTCGGCGACGTGCTGGAAGAGGGCGGCTACGACACCCTGCAATGCGCGTCCGCCGAGCGGGCGCTGTCGATCCTTCAGGCCCGGCCCGACATCTGCGGCCTCGTGACCGACGTGCAGCTCTCGGGCCGCGTCGACGGGTTCGAACTCGCCACCTCCGTCGCCCAGGCCCGGCCGACCCTGCCGATCCTGATCGTGTCCGGCCGCGCCTCGCCCGATCCCGAGCGCATGCCGCAGGGCGCCGCGTTCATCGCGCGCCCCTGCGCGGGCGAGGACATCCTGGCCCGGCTCAAGGGGCTGATGCCGCATTGCTGA
- the rfbG gene encoding CDP-glucose 4,6-dehydratase, translating to MGALNPDPAFWAGRPVLLTGHTGFKGAWLSLWLARLGARVTGFALSPETRPNLFEAIGFPLRASRIGDIRDARAIADAVAASEPEIVIHMAAQALVRPSYADPVGTFAVNTMGTVHLLEAVRAAPGVRAIVVVTSDKAYENREWPYAYRETEAMGGRDPYSASKGCAELVTSAYRASFFGAGGHPARIASARAGNVIGGGDRSLDRLIPDIVRAFEAGESVEIRAPHAIRPWQHVLEPLAGYLRLAECLAGADGAAFAEGWNFGPADEDCRPVSDLVARLAAGWGDGAAWHLSQKPHPHEATYLKVDASKARARLGWDRRLTLDAALDWTAAWYRAVAAGADPRALVETEIARYEALGRQGALQ from the coding sequence ATGGGTGCGCTCAACCCCGATCCCGCCTTCTGGGCCGGGCGGCCTGTCCTGCTGACCGGCCATACCGGCTTCAAAGGCGCGTGGCTGAGCCTGTGGCTGGCGCGGCTCGGCGCCCGCGTCACGGGCTTCGCCCTGAGCCCCGAGACCCGGCCGAACCTGTTCGAGGCGATCGGCTTCCCATTGCGGGCCTCGCGCATCGGCGACATCCGCGACGCCCGCGCCATCGCGGACGCGGTCGCGGCGTCCGAGCCCGAGATCGTCATCCACATGGCGGCCCAGGCCCTGGTGCGGCCCTCCTATGCCGACCCGGTCGGCACGTTCGCGGTCAACACCATGGGCACCGTCCACCTGCTGGAAGCGGTGCGGGCGGCGCCCGGCGTGCGCGCCATCGTCGTGGTGACGAGCGACAAGGCCTACGAGAATCGCGAATGGCCCTACGCCTACCGCGAGACCGAGGCGATGGGCGGGCGCGATCCCTACAGCGCCTCGAAGGGCTGCGCCGAACTCGTCACGAGCGCCTACCGCGCCTCGTTCTTCGGCGCGGGCGGCCATCCGGCGCGGATCGCCAGCGCCCGGGCGGGCAACGTCATCGGCGGCGGCGACCGGTCCCTCGACCGGCTGATCCCCGACATCGTGCGCGCGTTCGAGGCGGGTGAATCGGTCGAGATCCGCGCGCCCCACGCGATCCGCCCCTGGCAGCACGTGCTGGAGCCGCTCGCCGGCTACCTGCGGCTTGCCGAGTGCCTCGCGGGCGCGGACGGCGCGGCCTTCGCGGAGGGCTGGAACTTCGGGCCGGCGGACGAGGATTGCCGCCCGGTCTCGGACCTCGTCGCGCGGCTGGCGGCGGGCTGGGGCGACGGGGCCGCCTGGCATCTCTCGCAAAAGCCCCACCCGCACGAGGCGACCTATCTCAAGGTCGATGCCTCCAAGGCCCGCGCCCGGCTCGGCTGGGACCGGCGGCTCACCCTCGACGCGGCGCTCGACTGGACCGCCGCATGGTATCGCGCGGTCGCCGCCGGCGCCGATCCGAGGGCCCTGGTCGAGACCGAGATCGCGCGCTACGAGGCGTTGGGACGGCAGGGAGCGCTCCAGTGA